The stretch of DNA CCTTTCAAAGATAGGATAAAATATCCTTTCAAGATTAACTAAATGTCCTCATGTATACCCTTTCTTTGTGGTCAAAATAGACATGGAAGCATTTTCAATCAGGGAAAGTCGAGGAATTATATGATTCAAATCTAATGCTGCATAATCACCACAACAGCAATATTAAGAATGAGATCTTGAGAGTAGTGCACATCGGACTTCTGTGCACCCAAGAGATTCCTTCATTGAGACCAACAATGTCAAAGGCTTTGCAGATGCTAACAAAGAAGGAGCACCTTCCTGCACCAACAAATCCACCCTTTGTAGACAAAACAACCATGGATCTGAATGACACGTGTGAAGACTCACTTTACACCCTCAAAGCAGGAATGTCTGATTCGATTGCTACAGTCTCCCAGAGTTCATTCCGTCCCAGGTGACCATATTGCTGCCATCTCAGGACAGTTGTATCTGCCATTGGTGACATTTTAGGGAGAATGAATGGTTTCTTGGAGAACCCAGGTGCTTGCAAGTTCTCTACTCAACTGAAAGAAACCACAGGTCTCAGGTTACAAACATGGCCTCAGCTTCTGGTTGCAAGTTCTCTACTCTTCCAAATTTGCGTGGTCGATGttgtaaatttatgttatttattaacATCTCAACTCGTCAAATACAGGATATGACCTCAGTCAAAATCACACAATTAGCAGTTTTCTTGTATTATTTGAGTATAAACTTCATAAATGGAAATCAACATTACAATATCTTCTCCAGTTATGTTAAATATCTAATGAAGCAACTGAAACtccaaagaaagaaacaatgtgagaaggaaaaaataaatttaggcTGCTATTATTTCATAAGCTGTGTTCTACTGACATTCCAGTTCAGCAATACAAGAAAACACAGAAATATGAAAACTTTAGATTTTTTGAGCCTACAACTTGAGTACTGACATTCATACACAATGAGTTCTTTCTTGTAAAGTAATCGACTCTACCCGGACGAATACCATCCATGCATCTAACGTTTGGCTACTAGGTTGCCCATGATGCCTCCACTAATCTCATAATGTCTGGCACTTGAGAATCCTACTTGTAAAGCAACCTTCTCCAGCTCCTTCCCTGAATCAAACAATAAAATTCGGATGGAAAGAAATTACTGTGGAAACACACTGCCCCTATAGCTCAGAAACTTTTTATTCGGCAATTTATCTTCTAACAATTTCTTAATGTATTGGAAATCTACCATTCCTAGACACAAAATAATAGACAAACCATGTCAAAACCGACCACTTTTCCAGCGCTTCATAAAATTTAATCAGTGTATAAACATATGGCAATATCGTGAAATACCAATAAAAATTTCAAGCAAGCAACTCTTTTGTATTGATCCATTCTAGATACAAAGTATAGTAATCAAATATGCATGAGAAAAGTAAACTTCCACACTCCAATTAATAGGTGATTTACACTTTGCACCCCAAAATACTAAAAACGATACATTGCACTCTGTAACTATTGCTCAGAGTCAAATAGCACCCTTTGCTAAGATCCAATAGTCAAGAGTGTCGCGTAGCCTATTTTCCTCATCTTAACGGTCACATTTGGATGCAGGGTCTTATATGACAAAAAAACTATTAGTTTGATGATCCAATGTGCAAGTTTTAATAGTTTGGGATGCAAAATGTAAAACACCTGTTAGGTGGAGGGTGGAAATCAATATGCATTATTCGCAAAAATaagcaaatttttttatttgaagattttttaatCTACAGAGATATTGCCAACTGATCCACCTAAAATAGCATGTGCACAGTTACTCAAGAAACAACGAACCTGTTAAAAATTCCCTAATTGAGCTTTTCAAATATTCATACTCCTTTGCAAGCCCATAACTAGTTGCCACTGGGACTACAACATTGTCAATCATCCATTCCTAGCAAAATCAAGacatttaagaaaaatctatttcCATTTCGGCAACAGGTACACTTAGTGTTGAGCATAACGTCCTACAACCAAGACACTATAAAATACAATGAAATACAGCAACTCATATGAACGATAACAGGAAGGCCATCAATCATTTGAAAATCATAGATGGCGAGTCATAATTCGTGAAGAAACCTTCCTGTCACATTCTATAACAACATTCATACTAAATGCATAATCGAATGCAACAATTACCCCAGATTGAAACAAGAttttgtgataccccgtatttttagtgtatttttttattgaaggatttttttaattaatttaaatattggttctcttgttttaagttcatcggatttttagttggtttatttttatggtttttaatttgaaaattatattgatatgctttcttaatattaaatatcattttgcatttaaattttttttttaatttaaattagctgtttgtgggttttaaaattattgtattgttggatttaattattttattttcattttatcattacgtttaaattattttaattgacttcctgttttaaaatctttttcgttggatcattcttgtgacccaagatgtgagaattagacctcatttctttccctccattttttccttttctttttctttttctttctctttttctttcttctttttctctcctctctctctctcctgcatTCGACgtcttcttcctttccttgtGTCCGCGTTGTTCTCCACCAGCCCGCCTCCGtccggcgacaccgcccagcccattagcttcccctcCCTCTGACGACCACCCCCCTTCAACCTCAACCTCCCTCGCACCGCCGTGAGCCCCCGCGCATaacaccaagccgcggccttctcttcgctccagcgccgccgtcgcccacctccggccaccatctcttcaccacttcatcatcaacCTCCTAGCAATCCAATacacccatccttagccccgatctgtcacaggtgaagtacatccaacttCATTTCCGCTTTGGGCTTTGTGGTTTTCGACCGCCCTCTaagccgccacccacggccaaccaacACCACCATTAGCATTACCGACATCCCTAacccctaccctatcaatttcggatcttggtttgtccccattcaaaaatgggtatttgagaccttcggccacagtgcattttgcactattccgttgctgtgtcgccacttctagcacctccgtgatattccaaaaattatattatagcattgtaagtatttttccaaagaacttttgagatttaaatgtatttttacgctaactcatatttactttgaattggttggttgtgtcAAACTGAGTCCGAGAAGTAAGGgagtcggttggattggatgatggagttgtttgtgtgattggtttatgctataaGATTTGTTGGATATTTCGAGTTTAAATATtgatgttttgagtttgacgttggctatagtggatattggtgattttaggaagtgatgatatattttggaattatgaggattttaagttttgaggaattaaaataggttattttagaagcttaggtttaaatatcaaaatccatgattgattgaaaacttacggaaattacgtgattattttataggtgacgatttatagtcgactcgacatttttgaagaaaattctgaaaagctcaGAAGTCCAGATAAGCGGCGTTCCTATGctaaattttgcataaaaataaaatagactgaGGTCAAGTTTGATAATatccatgttttgttatgaaaagagatTTAAACTAcatcagttatttgttctgcattactcatgagattctgtttaagaataaagtgttttctggcatgactggtgtagacatgagctatttttcattttgcttctgaactgtgcaaaagagagtgaatatgaaagtttgtgcataaaattatgttttgtgatctgattctattATGTtatgaagatgttctgtactctgatgtgatgtgatttctgaaaattttgttctgttctgaaaatgttttgtactctgatatgatgtgatttctgaaaatttttggcatgacattctgaatcGGGATGTGGTTTGTGGATGGTGACCTATTTGACCTACCACGGGTGCTAATAGTGGCTTCTGTTTGGATTGGTACCAACtattctgtttctggtgcacccactttagaaacaaagtggttttctggtagtctttcctgtgtgcacactcggagctccgagaataaataaaaggaagattcacattctgtttctgctcggttagctaccggggtttgcacaaccctaccacgggggttaaacatggcctctgatGCGTTGTGATGTTCTGGTATGATGGtggtcagttatgctatgccaaaagactttgaataagaatattttttttttgaaacctttGCTTTGATACTTTGATagcatgttctgactctgcattctgaaaagaaaataaaaagtgttttgttctgcattctgaaatctataaatgctcatgtttacatactagtatatgttctctgcttactgaattgttgataactcaccccctcttatctccaatattttcagataatttttggatatttcagctaaggatcaggaCCATGAAGAATTGgatgagatgacttaagaataatAGATTAAGAATATAAAGTTTGCGATGAGTATTAGTGattttttatagttatattgttgaaatgtgagtttatgtgacatgtagagaagttggtaatttttggggttattgtattgaggattttatatacgagtatgtgtggttaattaaatttgaagtgtttacgttcgatttggagcttttggaagaGTATTAACAATGTTGGAGTTGAGTATCAGgtaatatgagttaactctccgtaCCCTCGGAGACGGGGCGTTacaagttttattaaaaaaacattcatATCCCAAACTGACTACCTGAATTGATGCCGTAAATGGTTGAGTGCTTTTATTGAAATCAAGGACGGATACCCTTGAACCTGAAAACCACACAAGAATGATAACATCAGCTCTCAGTTTCTAATTCACTGCATTTCATTCTTtccagagagaaagagagattatACTCAGATGACCTGGTTTTAGGACCCTAAACATCTCCTGCATGGCTCTGTACTTATCTACCACATTTCGTAGCCCATAACCCATTGTAATAGCATCAAAATAGCCATCTGGAAATGGCAAATCAAGGGCATCGCCTTCAACCCAACTATAACGAAACACATTATATTAGTGCATCGCAGCATTCATTAGTTTTGCCTctaattaaaaactaataaatggGGAGGCAGTTACAGACTTACAGTGGACTTTAAGAACAATTAAGAGAGAATAGCACACACTTTTTCCGAATACATGGTTTTGAGAACCACTTTATATTCTTGGTCAGTGTATCATATGTAAAGTAATGATTACTGCTAGATTTACCAATGCTCACTCGATATTCTTGTAGCAGGTCTTCAGAGACATGTTTTGCCTAAGTGAAGCAACTGACAACTGCTCCTGTGAAAAATCAAGACCGGTCACCTGCAAAGCGCGACCCCAAAAACGTAAAAGAAAACAATCACACAACAACTTCGTAAAACATTACATTTACGACAATGGTCGGTGTTGGAAATGACCTTGCCATTAGATCCCACTTTCTCGGACAATAGAAACGATAAATCCCCACTTCCACAACACAAATCCAACACTTGGTCTCCCATTTTGGCTCTGAAACCCACAATTCCaatattacaaaaacaaaacatgaagtTCAATAATTGGAAacgaaaaattaaataaacaagtaCTTGCCCACTCCATGAGACTGCCATCCTTTTCCACACTCGATGCTGACCCAAACTCAGCAAGTCATTCAACTGCGATATTTTCAAAAGagttagaaaattaaaaacatacaGAGAACCCATTAAAAAGAAATGCattcaaggaaaaaagaagataagGAGTGGAAAGGGTGCACATTATCGTAGACAGGAGCTATACGGTTAAAGAGGGTTTGGCGCTCGTCAGCACAACGAACCGGTCTGTGTCTGAAACGGTACGTTGAAGGAAGAGAGAGCTGAAGGGAAGCCATTTCCAGGCCGCGTATCCTTCTGGATAGACAAACGCATACGAGTTCAAATAGATTCACCAAGATGTGGATAAAAAAGCCTCGACAATGAAAGTTAAGATCATTGGGCTCTTATCTACTTGAGCTAACCTGATGCGCCCCTCCGTGCAATGTGAGGCCTGAGGCGGGCCTTTAACATGCTCCCAACCACTCAGCTCATGAAAATTTCGGCTTCGACATGTGTCTTTGGGGCTTGGGGCACATATCAGTCCCAAAAATccagttttttaattttatttttatttttttcacattttttaaatatttttaaaaaataaaaaaatatattaatacaatgatagttactttcttaaccattaaataaaaaaaaattaaatacatgaacgaTCAAAATGAGAAGACAAAATCATGAGGCATAGAATCATTTACCAAATCcaaatataaatttgaaaagcAGTACTTTACACGAGTAATTGTAGACGTGggcatttctattttctttttaaccaTGGATGCATCATATTAAATATTTGGtctacataaaaatattaaataaagaagtttacaaactaatatgacttaatgtaatatgtcatatttattttacaataaaaaaatgttttacaatctgatgaatAACATTAAGACacgttaatttgtaaatttttttgtataaggATTTTGTGTAAACCAATCACTctttaaaaatacaaagaagAGGGAGTGAGGCACAAACACCTTGTTATAATCCACTCAACgcataaaaaggaaattaaaaaataagcaatAGCTCAAAGCTCAGGGTCATTGTTACTTAGTTTTGAAATGTACCTTTGCTTCCCAAAAGGGTTTGTCGGAAGCTACCATTGCAAATAGAAGATACATATATGGTGATTAGAAGTCACGACTAGGTTGTATTTGGGTAAcgagatatttttaaatattctatgaataataataaaaaaataataataaaatattaaatagtagtaaaatataaataataaataatagtaaaatattctgATAATACCTGACTCAGTACCCAAACTTCCCTAAAAGTAATAGCAAAGAGAGAGTTTACCAGTAATATTATAGCTCAATTGATTccaaatcatatataatgtactgCTTTTGTTTGtcaataataatatcttttgtttttccaCCATAAGTTAATTTCAagaatttgacttttttttcttgtatgcTTTAATGAGATTATTAAAGCAAATgtttacttaatttcaaatgatcAAGACCATTAAATGTAAACATTATTGTTAAAATCTTCTTCTCTTAGATAAGATATttgagaataattatattttaaagtctttacaccacatatcattcatgtgacataatttgatttgaaaaataaattttaaaatttaagtctcacaaatcaaattatgctatgTAAATTGTGTACGATGTAAACGCTTTCAAATAGTACTACTCGacatttaaaagagaaataaaggactgttgatttttttttacacattagAGAtccatttttatcttaattatttattgtatccAATAACTAGAtccattgaaattttttataggattctcaatagatttttcttttaagagaaATTGTCATCATTTATTGATCAGAGAAACTTATATCAATGATCAGATACATTATGGGATGTCCCCATAACAAACATGAtatcataaaccaaaataatgcatttagagttctactattacattatttccttttgtaATTGATCTGGTCTGGTTTTCACTATTGCTAATATTCTCTACAAACAAACGTCCAAGCGACAACACTCTCTACCTAAACAGAAACTCAACCTCATCCTTCATAAAAAGAGAGGATTCAACCTCTACAAACAAATGTCCAAGAAACaagctcttttttatttaattaacaataaggaaaccATAAAAGAAAGCAGTAAGATAGATGCGAAAAATGACATATTACATTTTGGACCAATTCCAGTAGACTACGGAATATGTGACAGCCCATGAAGACAACACATTTGTCTCTTTTCAATCACAAAGATCAGATCTGAAATGTCTAGTGGTGGCGAGCCTGGTGATCTGGCGTGTGTGTCGAGAATAGCTACAGGAAGGGGTGGTGCGTGAGAACCACGCTCAGATGTGGGGGGCGCGTGAGAACCACACACGATGATTTTCACAAAACTACCACTTTCCTCCTAACGATTTTTTACTTGTGAATCTGCTTGTGTCGCACATGGCTCTTGAGAGTTGCAAGAAAACTATAGATCTGTCTTTTTCGACTTTGaggaaagtaaaataaaactaagtaaaAGAAACATTAATAAACAATGTGGGTGaatgaagaaaggaagaaatgaGAGGGGAGATGAGGAGGGAAGGAGAGGCCTCCTCCCCCTCCAACGAAAATCATATCTAGAGCTCTTGATTTTTTACGAGGAAGGGGGGAAAGAGGCGcctatgttttttctttcttaaattttccaatttttcaGTGCTCGAATCTAATTTTGTGGTCAACTCAACTGATTTTGGAGAGAGACAGGCATTCATGTGCATCTTACAACATTTAATACCATAGAGAAGATTTACACATTATACTGGTAAATGTAAATACTTGTAAGTACACTAACACATTTCATCTCTTTGAAATTCATCCTTGCAATTCGAATTTTTTGAATTctcaaatttatattatatatttatatatatatatacacacacactaatGAGTAGCTACGTGCAAGGCATGTATGCCCTCTTGCACATAGCACCTGAAGCCCTGATatgcagagaaagaaatttaaaaaaaaaaatagtaaataggtAGTACAACCTTTTAAGattattaaaagaatagtaaataataaatatcactACCTATTTCATCCAAATTTCACTTAACCCTAaaactttctttctcttctctctctctttttcctttttgtcctCCTCACCATTTTCtcaaacatctctctctctttctccatctCCCTATCCTTACCAATAGCTTGAAGACCAAAATCATCCCGAGCCCTTCCACTAAGTCACTCAATTCTTCACGAAGACCAACCGAAAGcctacaaaaaattaaagaaaatagtcTCTGATTTCAACATAGACGACGAAAACAGCAGTCATTGCGTCTGGGTTAAGTATGTCTTAGATCTACACATATTACCAATGGCTTTTCAATTTGGTTTGTTTTGGTGTACATCGGTATGTCAGTGTAAATGGGTATGATATATGCAGtgagtttataaaaatttgaagggATTTTGTTTCGATCTGTGTTGTTTCTTTGAGATCTAACCAGGGGCAgctcaatacaaattgaggCCTAAGGTAAAATTTAAGTGAGtcattcataattataatacaataaaataaaaattattatatggaatattctcaaaattttcaataaaatgagattttttttaaaatctttaaatacaatttttgtgaatttatatttataacaacaacaacttaaaatgaTGCCTCAATGTAGATTTTGTGCCTCAATTTagcaaaatcttaaaa from Juglans microcarpa x Juglans regia isolate MS1-56 chromosome 3S, Jm3101_v1.0, whole genome shotgun sequence encodes:
- the LOC121258602 gene encoding 2-phytyl-1,4-beta-naphthoquinone methyltransferase, chloroplastic-like isoform X1 — translated: MASLQLSLPSTYRFRHRPVRCADERQTLFNRIAPVYDNLNDLLSLGQHRVWKRMAVSWSGAKMGDQVLDLCCGSGDLSFLLSEKVGSNGKVTGLDFSQEQLSVASLRQNMSLKTCYKNIDWVEGDALDLPFPDGYFDAITMGYGLRNVVDKYRAMQEMFRVLKPGSRVSVLDFNKSTQPFTASIQEWMIDNVVVPVATSYGLAKEYEYLKSSIREFLTGKELEKVALQVGFSSARHYEISGGIMGNLVAKR
- the LOC121258602 gene encoding 2-phytyl-1,4-beta-naphthoquinone methyltransferase, chloroplastic-like isoform X3, with translation MAVSWSGAKMGDQVLDLCCGSGDLSFLLSEKVGSNGKVTGLDFSQEQLSVASLRQNMSLKTCYKNIDWVEGDALDLPFPDGYFDAITMGYGLRNVVDKYRAMQEMFRVLKPGSRVSVLDFNKSTQPFTASIQEWMIDNVVVPVATSYGLAKEYEYLKSSIREFLTGKELEKVALQVGFSSARHYEISGGIMGNLVAKR
- the LOC121258602 gene encoding 2-phytyl-1,4-beta-naphthoquinone methyltransferase, chloroplastic-like isoform X2, coding for MASLQLSLPSTYRFRHRPVRCADERQTLFNRIAPVYDNLNDLLSLGQHRVWKRMAVSWSGAKMGDQVLDLCCGSGDLSFLLSEKVGSNGKVTGLDFSQEQLSVASLRQNMSLKTCYKNIDWVEGDALDLPFPDGYFDAITMGYGLRNVVDKYRAMQEMFRVLKPGSRVSVLDFNKSTQPFTASIQEWMIDNVVVPVATSYGLAKEYEYLKSSIREFLTGSLFLE